From a single Populus trichocarpa isolate Nisqually-1 chromosome 17, P.trichocarpa_v4.1, whole genome shotgun sequence genomic region:
- the LOC127904492 gene encoding uncharacterized protein LOC127904492 isoform X1, producing MELKFVEPVAKNGKELAQVNEEDVASEFKRWENAVVAYFLGHDSTFGPTSFNKFINNLIDSEWRKYGNVKVYSQGSGVFVLDFESAHGKELALGEGPRFYDGSKPFILKPWSRDLSLEIKELKSAPIWIKLPNLRLHLWSPEALSKIASLVGRPLFADTVTASRETLCFARVCVEVDFDKMLPDSVTIEDDKGYSYDQKVEYEWQPTSRCSFCLHFGHSDSCPRRKTTFPCPFCLGQHTVLQILRLRQHSVQLLQCSVMKPRYLVQTFRPLQHLVQLLFQNLVPLCLVLLLLVLPVQRMMQATTASKFGSTLLSTTAPGATSPEDDARTS from the exons ATGGAATTGAAGTTCGTAGAACCCGTGGCCAAGAATGGAAAGGAATTGGCTCAAGTTAATGAAGAGGATGTTGCGTCGGAGTTTAAAAGATGGGAAAACGCTGTGGTTGCTTATTTTCTTGGCCATGATTCAACCTTCGGTCCAACTTCTTTCAACAAGTTTATCAACAATTTAATCGACTCGGAGTGGAGAAAATATGGGAATGTTAAGGTATATTCACAAGGGTCAGGAGTTTTTGTCTTGGATTTTGAATCTGCTCATGGCAAGGAGTTGGCATTGGGTGAGGGTCCAAGGTTTTATGATGGTAgtaaaccttttattttaaagccATGGAGTCGTGATCTGAGTTTGGAAATCAAAGAGTTGAAGTCAGCACCGATTTGGATTAAGTTACCGAATCTGAGGTTGCATCTGTGGTCTCCTGAGGCACTTAGTAAGATTGCAAGTTTGGTGGGCAGACCTTTGTTTGCTGATACAGTGACAGCATCAAGAGAGACGTTATGCTTTGCAAGAGTTTGTGTCGAAGTGGATTTTGATAAGATGTTACCTGATTCAGTCACCATTGAGGATGACAAGGGCTACAGCTATGATCAAAAG GTTGAGTATGAATGGCAGCCCACATCTAGATGCTCCTTTTGTCTGCACTTTGGGCATTCTGATTCTTGTCCAAGACGCAAAACGACTTTCCCATGCCCGTTCTGTTTGGGACAGCACACGGTGCTGCAAATACTTCGTCTACGACAGCATTCGGTTCAACTCCTGCAATGTTCGGTGATGAAGCCCCGGTATTTGGTGCAAACGTTTCGTCCACTCCAGCATTTGGTTCAActactttttcaaaatttggtTCCACTCTGCTTAGTACTACTGCTCCTGGTGCTACCAGTCCAGAGGATGATGCAAGCAACTACTGCTTCAAAATTTGGTTCCACTCTGCTTAGTACTACTGCTCCTGGTGCTACCAGTCCAGAGGATGATGCAAGGACTTCTTAG
- the LOC127904492 gene encoding uncharacterized protein LOC127904492 isoform X2 — translation MELKFVEPVAKNGKELAQVNEEDVASEFKRWENAVVAYFLGHDSTFGPTSFNKFINNLIDSEWRKYGNVKVYSQGSGVFVLDFESAHGKELALGEGPRFYDGSKPFILKPWSRDLSLEIKELKSAPIWIKLPNLRLHLWSPEALGKIASLVGRPLFADTVTASRETLCFARVCVEVDFDKMLPDSITIEDDKGYSYDQKVEYEWQPTSRCSFCLHFGHSDSCPRRKTTFPCPFCLGQHTVLQILRLRQHSVQLLQCSVMKPRYLVQTFRPLQHLVQLLFQNLVPLCLVLLLLVLPVQRMMQATTASKFGSTLLSTTAPGATSPEDDARTS, via the exons ATGGAATTGAAGTTCGTAGAACCCGTGGCCAAGAATGGAAAGGAATTGGCTCAAGTTAATGAAGAGGATGTTGCGTCGGAGTTTAAAAGATGGGAAAACGCTGTGGTTGCTTATTTTCTTGGCCATGATTCAACCTTCGGTCCAACTTCTTTCAACAAGTTTATCAACAATTTAATCGACTCGGAGTGGAGAAAATATGGGAATGTTAAGGTATATTCACAAGGGTCAGGAGTTTTTGTCTTGGATTTTGAATCTGCTCATGGCAAGGAGTTGGCATTGGGTGAGGGTCCAAGGTTTTATGATGGTAgtaaaccttttattttaaagccATGGAGTCGTGATCTGAGTTTGGAAATCAAAGAGTTGAAGTCAGCACCGATTTGGATTAA GTTACCGAATCTGAGGTTGCATCTGTGGTCTCCTGAGGCACTTGGTAAGATTGCAAGTTTGGTGGGCAGACCTTTGTTTGCTGATACAGTAACAGCATCAAGAGAGACGTTATGCTTTGCAAGAGTTTGTGTCGAAGTGGATTTTGATAAGATGTTACCTGATTCAATCACCATTGAGGATGACAAGGGCTACAGCTATGATCAAAAGGTTGAGTATGAATGGCAGCCCACATCTAGATGCTCCTTTTGTCTGCACTTTGGGCATTCTGATTCTTGTCCAAGACGCAAAACGACTTTCCCATGCCCGTTCTGTTTGGGACAGCACACGGTGCTGCAAATACTTCGTCTACGACAGCATTCGGTTCAACTCCTGCAATGTTCGGTGATGAAGCCCCGGTATTTGGTGCAAACGTTTCGTCCACTCCAGCATTTGGTTCAActactttttcaaaatttggtTCCACTCTGCTTAGTACTACTGCTCCTGGTGCTACCAGTCCAGAGGATGATGCAAGCAACTACTGCTTCAAAATTTGGTTCCACTCTGCTTAGTACTACTGCTCCTGGTGCTACCAGTCCAGAGGATGATGCAAGGACTTCTTAG
- the LOC127904492 gene encoding uncharacterized protein LOC127904492 isoform X4, translating to MELKFVEPVAKNGKELAQVNEEDVASEFKRWENAVVAYFLGHDSTFGPTSFNKFINNLIDSEWRKYGNVKVYSQGSGVFVLDFESAHGKELALGEGPRFYDGSKPFILKPWSRDLSLEIKELKSAPIWIKLPNLRLHLWSPEALSKIASLVGRPLFADTVTASRETLCFARVCVEVDFDKMLPDSVTIEDDKGYSYDQKVEYEWQPTSRCSFCLHFGHSDSCPRRKTTFPCPFCLGQHTVLQILRLRQHSVQLLQCSVMKPRYLVQTFRPLQHLVQLLLQNLVPLCLVLLLLVLPVQRMMQGLLSLLQHKFQFTNLQAQ from the exons ATGGAATTGAAGTTCGTAGAACCCGTGGCCAAGAATGGAAAGGAATTGGCTCAAGTTAATGAAGAGGATGTTGCGTCGGAGTTTAAAAGATGGGAAAACGCTGTGGTTGCTTATTTTCTTGGCCATGATTCAACCTTCGGTCCAACTTCTTTCAACAAGTTTATCAACAATTTAATCGACTCGGAGTGGAGAAAATATGGGAATGTTAAGGTATATTCACAAGGGTCAGGAGTTTTTGTCTTGGATTTTGAATCTGCTCATGGCAAGGAGTTGGCATTGGGTGAGGGTCCAAGGTTTTATGATGGTAgtaaaccttttattttaaagccATGGAGTCGTGATCTGAGTTTGGAAATCAAAGAGTTGAAGTCAGCACCGATTTGGATTAAGTTACCGAATCTGAGGTTGCATCTGTGGTCTCCTGAGGCACTTAGTAAGATTGCAAGTTTGGTGGGCAGACCTTTGTTTGCTGATACAGTGACAGCATCAAGAGAGACGTTATGCTTTGCAAGAGTTTGTGTCGAAGTGGATTTTGATAAGATGTTACCTGATTCAGTCACCATTGAGGATGACAAGGGCTACAGCTATGATCAAAAG GTTGAGTATGAATGGCAGCCCACATCTAGATGCTCCTTTTGTCTGCACTTTGGGCATTCTGATTCTTGTCCAAGACGCAAAACGACTTTCCCATGCCCGTTCTGTTTGGGACAGCACACGGTGCTGCAAATACTTCGTCTACGACAGCATTCGGTTCAACTCCTGCAATGTTCGGTGATGAAGCCCCGGTATTTGGTGCAAACGTTTCGTCCACTCCAGCATTTGGTT CAACTACTGCTTCAAAATTTGGTTCCACTCTGCTTAGTACTACTGCTCCTGGTGCTACCAGTCCAGAGGATGATGCAAGGACTTCTTAGTCTGCTCCAGCACAAATTTCAATTTACCAATCTCCAAGCacaataa
- the LOC18106419 gene encoding 2-alkenal reductase (NADP(+)-dependent) isoform X1, translating into MDTDGGSSSETVQVRNKKVMLKHHINGFPKESDLHVTTETVVLKVLQGSNTVPVKVLYLSIEPYQYIRSRKIENPGVFSSYPPGSVITSYGVGRVLNSGHPGYKKGDLVWGTTGCEEYSLITEPETLFKITDTDVPLSYYLGVLGLPGLTAYVGFYDFCAPKKGENVFISSAFGAVGQLVGQLAKLMGCYVVGSAGSKEKVDLLKNKLGFHDAFNYKEEKNLDEALKRYFPEGIDIFFDNVGGKIIDAVLLNMRLHGRIALCGMVSQYPLDDPEGIKNLMCIIYQRLRVEGFVVFDYFHLFPKFWDFMLPCIREGKIACVEDIAEGLDSCPAALEGLFTGRNLGKKVIIVSQE; encoded by the exons ATGGACACAGATGGTGGTAGTTCTAGTGAAACTGTACAGGTGAGAAACAAGAAGGTTATGCTGAAACATCACATCAATGGTTTTCCCAAAGAATCAGACCTTCATGTCACAACTGAAACTGTGGTGTTGAAAGTACTACAAGGTTCAAACACAGTTCCTGTCAAGGTTCTTTACTTGTCCATTGAGCCATATCAGTATATTCGATCAAGAAAGATCGAAAACCCTGGTGTCTTCTCTTCCTATCCTCCTGGCTCT GTGATCACCAGTTATGGAGTGGGTAGGGTTTTGAACTCCGGACACCCTGGCTACAAAAAGGGTGATCTTGTTTGGGGAACAACGGGATGTGAAGAATACAGTCTGATTACAGAACCTGAAACCCTCTTTAAAATAACAGACACGGATGTGCCCCTCTCTTACTATTTGGGAGTTCTTG GTCTGCCTGGTTTGACTGCTTACGTTGGTTTCTATGACTTTTGTGCACCAAAGAAAGGTGaaaatgttttcatttcttCAGCATTTGGTGCTGTAGGCCAGCTTGTTGGGCAGCTAGCAAAATTGATGGGTTGCTATGTTGTTGGTAGTGCTGGAAGTAAAGAAAAG GTTGATTTGTTGAAGAACAAGTTAGGGTTTCACGACGCTTTCAATTACAAGGAAGAGAAAAACTTGGATGAAGCACTGAAGAG GTACTTTCCTGAAGGCATTGACATTTTCTTTGATAATGTTGGTGGAAAGATAATTGATGCAGTTCTATTAAACATGAGGCTCCATGGACGCATTGCTCTCTGTGGAATGGTTTCACAATACCCACTCGATGATCCAGAAGGCATAAAAAACCTGATGTGCATCATCTACCAGCGGCTTCGTGTGGAAGGATTTGTTGTCTTTGACTACTTTCATCTTTTTCCCAAGTTCTGGGACTTCATGCTCCCTTGTATCAGAGAAGGAAAGATAGCGTGTGTGGAAGACATAGCTGAAGGCCTTGATAGCTGCCCAGCTGCTCTGGAAGGACTTTTTACTGGCAGAAATCTTGGAAAGAAAGTTATTATAGTTtctcaagaataa
- the LOC18106419 gene encoding 2-alkenal reductase (NADP(+)-dependent) isoform X2 produces MDTDGGSSSETVQVRNKKVMLKHHINGFPKESDLHVTTETVVLKVLQGSNTVPVKVLYLSIEPYQYIRSRKIENPGVFSSYPPGSVITSYGVGRVLNSGHPGYKKGDLVWGTTGCEEYSLITEPETLFKITDTDVPLSYYLGVLGQLVGQLAKLMGCYVVGSAGSKEKVDLLKNKLGFHDAFNYKEEKNLDEALKRYFPEGIDIFFDNVGGKIIDAVLLNMRLHGRIALCGMVSQYPLDDPEGIKNLMCIIYQRLRVEGFVVFDYFHLFPKFWDFMLPCIREGKIACVEDIAEGLDSCPAALEGLFTGRNLGKKVIIVSQE; encoded by the exons ATGGACACAGATGGTGGTAGTTCTAGTGAAACTGTACAGGTGAGAAACAAGAAGGTTATGCTGAAACATCACATCAATGGTTTTCCCAAAGAATCAGACCTTCATGTCACAACTGAAACTGTGGTGTTGAAAGTACTACAAGGTTCAAACACAGTTCCTGTCAAGGTTCTTTACTTGTCCATTGAGCCATATCAGTATATTCGATCAAGAAAGATCGAAAACCCTGGTGTCTTCTCTTCCTATCCTCCTGGCTCT GTGATCACCAGTTATGGAGTGGGTAGGGTTTTGAACTCCGGACACCCTGGCTACAAAAAGGGTGATCTTGTTTGGGGAACAACGGGATGTGAAGAATACAGTCTGATTACAGAACCTGAAACCCTCTTTAAAATAACAGACACGGATGTGCCCCTCTCTTACTATTTGGGAGTTCTTG GCCAGCTTGTTGGGCAGCTAGCAAAATTGATGGGTTGCTATGTTGTTGGTAGTGCTGGAAGTAAAGAAAAG GTTGATTTGTTGAAGAACAAGTTAGGGTTTCACGACGCTTTCAATTACAAGGAAGAGAAAAACTTGGATGAAGCACTGAAGAG GTACTTTCCTGAAGGCATTGACATTTTCTTTGATAATGTTGGTGGAAAGATAATTGATGCAGTTCTATTAAACATGAGGCTCCATGGACGCATTGCTCTCTGTGGAATGGTTTCACAATACCCACTCGATGATCCAGAAGGCATAAAAAACCTGATGTGCATCATCTACCAGCGGCTTCGTGTGGAAGGATTTGTTGTCTTTGACTACTTTCATCTTTTTCCCAAGTTCTGGGACTTCATGCTCCCTTGTATCAGAGAAGGAAAGATAGCGTGTGTGGAAGACATAGCTGAAGGCCTTGATAGCTGCCCAGCTGCTCTGGAAGGACTTTTTACTGGCAGAAATCTTGGAAAGAAAGTTATTATAGTTtctcaagaataa
- the LOC18106419 gene encoding 2-alkenal reductase (NADP(+)-dependent) isoform X4: MDTDGGSSSETVQVRNKKVMLKHHINGFPKESDLHVTTETVVLKVLQGSNTVPVKVLYLSIEPYQYIRSRKIENPGVFSSYPPGSVITSYGVGRVLNSGHPGYKKGDLVWGTTGCEEYSLITEPETLFKITDTDVPLSYYLGVLGLPGLTAYVGFYDFCAPKKGENVFISSAFGAVGQLVGQLAKLMGCYVVGSAGSKEKVDLLKNKLGFHDAFNYKEEKNLDEALKR, from the exons ATGGACACAGATGGTGGTAGTTCTAGTGAAACTGTACAGGTGAGAAACAAGAAGGTTATGCTGAAACATCACATCAATGGTTTTCCCAAAGAATCAGACCTTCATGTCACAACTGAAACTGTGGTGTTGAAAGTACTACAAGGTTCAAACACAGTTCCTGTCAAGGTTCTTTACTTGTCCATTGAGCCATATCAGTATATTCGATCAAGAAAGATCGAAAACCCTGGTGTCTTCTCTTCCTATCCTCCTGGCTCT GTGATCACCAGTTATGGAGTGGGTAGGGTTTTGAACTCCGGACACCCTGGCTACAAAAAGGGTGATCTTGTTTGGGGAACAACGGGATGTGAAGAATACAGTCTGATTACAGAACCTGAAACCCTCTTTAAAATAACAGACACGGATGTGCCCCTCTCTTACTATTTGGGAGTTCTTG GTCTGCCTGGTTTGACTGCTTACGTTGGTTTCTATGACTTTTGTGCACCAAAGAAAGGTGaaaatgttttcatttcttCAGCATTTGGTGCTGTAGGCCAGCTTGTTGGGCAGCTAGCAAAATTGATGGGTTGCTATGTTGTTGGTAGTGCTGGAAGTAAAGAAAAG GTTGATTTGTTGAAGAACAAGTTAGGGTTTCACGACGCTTTCAATTACAAGGAAGAGAAAAACTTGGATGAAGCACTGAAGAG ATAA
- the LOC18106419 gene encoding 2-alkenal reductase (NADP(+)-dependent) isoform X3, producing MDTDGGSSSETVQVRNKKVMLKHHINGFPKESDLHVTTETVVLKVLQGSNTVPVKVLYLSIEPYQYIRSRKIENPGVFSSYPPGSVITSYGVGRVLNSGHPGYKKGDLVWGTTGCEEYSLITEPETLFKITDTDVPLSYYLGVLGLPGLTAYVGFYDFCAPKKGENVFISSAFGAVGQLVGQLAKLMGCYVVGSAGSKEKVDLLKNKLGFHDAFNYKEEKNLDEALKSKF from the exons ATGGACACAGATGGTGGTAGTTCTAGTGAAACTGTACAGGTGAGAAACAAGAAGGTTATGCTGAAACATCACATCAATGGTTTTCCCAAAGAATCAGACCTTCATGTCACAACTGAAACTGTGGTGTTGAAAGTACTACAAGGTTCAAACACAGTTCCTGTCAAGGTTCTTTACTTGTCCATTGAGCCATATCAGTATATTCGATCAAGAAAGATCGAAAACCCTGGTGTCTTCTCTTCCTATCCTCCTGGCTCT GTGATCACCAGTTATGGAGTGGGTAGGGTTTTGAACTCCGGACACCCTGGCTACAAAAAGGGTGATCTTGTTTGGGGAACAACGGGATGTGAAGAATACAGTCTGATTACAGAACCTGAAACCCTCTTTAAAATAACAGACACGGATGTGCCCCTCTCTTACTATTTGGGAGTTCTTG GTCTGCCTGGTTTGACTGCTTACGTTGGTTTCTATGACTTTTGTGCACCAAAGAAAGGTGaaaatgttttcatttcttCAGCATTTGGTGCTGTAGGCCAGCTTGTTGGGCAGCTAGCAAAATTGATGGGTTGCTATGTTGTTGGTAGTGCTGGAAGTAAAGAAAAG GTTGATTTGTTGAAGAACAAGTTAGGGTTTCACGACGCTTTCAATTACAAGGAAGAGAAAAACTTGGATGAAGCACTGAAGAG TAAATTCTGA